In Clostridium sp. SY8519, one genomic interval encodes:
- a CDS encoding sugar phosphate isomerase/epimerase, whose product MKYSFSLGTTGCESYIALWYWNDIVEMVGVCGYEGLEIPFQAWSFNGGRGACPICAEAIRSKYGSAANYQKFLVDNGIKEGLSGLHITAQNILMTMLDMGMPREAFFDQILALTKETADVLAEMGSKDLIFSPSAMFGMTQGVFHGSEILDSYEDRMAETIMKMEEIAKEADVKVSLRNEYYGLFRGEMIDSLMAKLPETVLYSPDLAQLHIAGVDPIAMINKYAGRLGSVKMDDSKFVDTMGVFATPLPEAPQEGDQQRVYCTFGNGDVDKVGAYHALKEVGYDDWITMESKQAFNVEKTMMKMQGYKRKYFV is encoded by the coding sequence ATGAAATATTCATTCAGTTTAGGAACAACCGGTTGCGAAAGCTACATCGCACTTTGGTACTGGAACGACATCGTTGAAATGGTCGGCGTATGTGGATACGAGGGACTGGAGATCCCGTTCCAGGCATGGTCGTTTAACGGCGGCCGCGGGGCATGCCCAATCTGTGCAGAGGCGATCCGTTCCAAATACGGTTCCGCTGCAAACTATCAGAAATTCCTGGTAGACAACGGAATCAAAGAAGGCCTGTCCGGTCTTCATATTACGGCACAGAACATTCTGATGACGATGCTTGATATGGGAATGCCGCGGGAAGCATTTTTTGATCAGATTCTTGCACTTACGAAAGAAACCGCTGACGTTCTGGCAGAAATGGGAAGCAAAGATCTGATTTTCTCCCCGTCCGCCATGTTTGGCATGACACAGGGCGTCTTCCACGGCAGCGAAATTCTGGATTCCTATGAAGACAGAATGGCGGAGACCATCATGAAGATGGAAGAGATCGCCAAAGAAGCAGACGTGAAAGTATCCCTGAGAAACGAATACTATGGACTGTTCCGCGGAGAGATGATCGACTCTCTGATGGCAAAGCTCCCGGAGACCGTATTATACAGTCCGGATCTGGCGCAGCTTCACATTGCAGGCGTAGACCCGATCGCGATGATCAATAAATATGCCGGCAGACTTGGCAGCGTGAAGATGGATGATTCCAAATTTGTGGATACCATGGGCGTGTTCGCTACGCCGTTGCCGGAAGCGCCGCAGGAAGGTGACCAGCAGCGGGTTTACTGTACATTTGGAAATGGTGACGTAGATAAGGTCGGTGCATACCATGCATTAAAAGAGGTCGGATACGATGACTGGATTACAATGGAATCGAAGCAGGCCTTCAATGTAGAAAAGACCATGATGAAAATGCAGGGTTATAAGAGAAAATACTTTGTGTAG